GGTAGTGAAGTagaaagtgacctgcagtgtgGTGATGGACTTGTGCTGGTGCATCAGGTGAGGCATGACGGCGTCCAGGGAGCCCTGCCACTTGCAGGAGGCGCCGGGGCAGGGGCAGGAGTACGGCCGGAACTCGCACAGCTCCTCGTGCTCCGTCTTGTCGGTGTGGGGCAGCGTGACCTCGCAGCCCGACGAGGCGTACTTGCAGGGGAAGAGGACCGAGTTGGCCACCTTCTCCATGGCCAGGTTCCTGATGGAGCCCAGGGGACCTCGGCAGGTCGGGCAGCAGGTGAGCTTGGGCCGGCAGTTGGAACATacctggaaacagaaaacatacaTTTGAGATGTAGATTTACAGGCAGATGATCGTCTCTGAGAGTTCAGCTGGACTGTACGTACCAGGTGCCCGGACTGACACTGCAGGATGGGGGGGAGGACATAGTCGAAGCAGACAGGGCACTCGAACAGACTGGCCAGGTCACTGTTGGAGGCTGTGGTGCCCGACAGGGTGGGCACGCGCTGGGAGGGGGGGCACTTGGAGGTTCCTGTGGGCAGCGCGGTGGCAGTCTGGCGACTCATTTctggtgaggagagagagagagagggagagagaaagagagggagaggattcTTCAGTGGAGGAAAAACCTTCACCTGCTCATTGAAGATGTAAACATGACGTGTGGAACATCTCGTCACACACATCTAAACAGTGGCTCAGAGCAGCCGGCCTCCACACGTCTACCTTCCTACCAGCACTTTGGATTCTGAGATGAAGTATTCACATGAATATGGATTCAGACATTTTAATGTAAACGTCATTTCATAACATTGTTTTTGTGAGAAATAAACCCCAGACACATTTGTATTGAATGCAATAGTAATACAGGTGCGTGAGTGTGTAGTTGTTTCTTATCGTGCTGTGCAGTTGCCGTGCTAACATGTTTGTGGTTAGGTGTGTGTTATGTCTGTGGAGcagagggcagagaggaggcTAGTGAGGGCTGGAGAGTAAGGCATgtgttgaggaagaggagcggggGGACATGAAGTGAGGAGGACAATAAAGAATCCAGCATGACGTCTGTTTTAATAAAGCTTCAGATTGAAAAGGCAGTGTCCAAACGCAGaggagggcgaggagatttTAGAAacaggaaggtgaggaggatgTTTCTCTGGTCAGAAGTAGAGGAGATGGGTGGGATGACTGTGCGTGCCGGTGACCCCGCCTACTCTGCTACCCGGCATCCTTTTTATAGCCCTGCCCACAAACAGAGGCAGCTCAGGGAGacgcagaggagggagagacagataggggaggagaggggagggtgaAGTGTGTGGGAGGCGATGACAGCAGTGGAGAATCAAGTGGTGAGATAGTGAAGCAatgtgcagacagacaggacatCAGCTGTGCTGCCCCTTCTCAGCTAACAGCTAATTTAACCATTTAGAAGGAGACGTATCATATGAACATATTCAGGTTTATAATCTTCATCTGTGTCATCACTTGAAAAcggttcagaaaacacatgacTTCCCTCAAACTGTTCatttctgcagctcctcttttctccctcaGTCTGGAACACGAGgatttagctcctgtctctttaaggcccctgGTTTTGTAAGCAGTTATCTGATAGGTGTGCATtatgtcatgtgacatcacaatggtgcagattttttatttacaaattctccgGCGTTTCTGTTGACTTCAGAACATGGTGAGTGTTAGTAAGCGGATCGTGTCGGAGCTGCTACCaggcggaccaatcacagctcttgctGTTTGCGTGGCCTTGACGTGTAGTTACATTTTGGTGGAGGTGCACGTCGGGTTCGGTGCAGCGGTCTGCGTAGGGCACACGTCTAAGCCTAGGCTGCGGGCGTAGCTTCAACGCAGAAGCATGACTTGGCCCCAAGTCCAGCGTGGCAGCTAGCAGCGTGACCAGCAGGCTGCAGAGCTACACACTGGATCTATTGAGAGACATTACAGTCAAGCAGACGCAGGGACAGTTAAACACATCTGCTGTGGTGAAGACACTGTCTTAGCAGCTATATATAGAGCTTCTTAGTCCGGCTAGCATGCTAGCACAGAGGGACCAAATTAGCTCAGAACATTCTGCTAGACCAAGGCCAGGGTCACAGTCAGCTAGCATGCGACAGAGATATCTGACATGAGAGTATCTTTAAACAGCTGTCACCAGTTTGTCTAATCCAGCTTGAAGACAATGCTATGATTGTGATCAGAGGGGAAGTCCTTTCCTGTGGTTGTGTAGCTTCCTTAAATACGTGTGTATAAATCTTGTGTATATTTAAGTTCCTGCAATccatataaaatgtaatgtatcaaatatttttattatcaccTTTGCTGGGACAAATTCTAACGATTGGTTTTCATCTTCATAGTTTTACTACAgggctaatatatatatatctagtTGCTTTAAATGAACCATAATCTAATCTATTTAAGACTCAGTACATAAATGAAGTATGTACATATTTAAAATTCAGATTGACTTTGAGATGGAAATTATGTTGCTTAAAAAAGCCTTGATGTGTTTAAGACACATCAATTTATCCCGAGATGCCATCtgctgctgcgtgtgtgtgtgtgtgtgtgtgtgtgtgtgtgtgtgtgtgtgtgtgtgtgtgtgtgtgtgtgtgtgtgtgtgtgtgtgtgtgtgagagagtttgtGTGAGGCTGATTGTTACCACAGAAACAAAGTGCAGAGTCATCTCGTGACATGTGTGGATGACGAGTGCCAATGGAAGTCAGAGAGAAAGTCTCGGCTCATGTTTGATTAATAGAACAAGATGAAGCCTGACAGCAGAAAACAAACTCGCCTGAAATAGATCAACACTGGACCTCAACCAGGAGGCCACGAGAGGGGGCGGCCATTATGGTCCTAGAGCCCAGAGCAGAGGTGCCAGACCAGATCCCAGAAACACtggattaaaatgtattgttttaattcaaCAGTGAGGATGTCATCCGTTCAGGAACAACGATATATAGTCAAACTTATTATGGGATTTCTGGCAGGGCATCCGCACCCACTGCTTTTTTCACTGGTGCACAGAGATCTTTGAAAAAGCCAGCTCAGTTGTGACTGATGTGATTAACACATTGCTTCTGATTGGCCGAGCTACACACAGGCTCTTGGAATTTGGGGAGCAGAAATGTTGCCAACATGGCAGCACAGACGAAGAGCACACTTTGTCAAAAGCGTTGTCCACTGTATGAAAGACATTCATAATGTTCTTTAGCTGATGTCATCCTGAACATGGAACATTACCCCCTCTCTTTGTGCATCTAAAACCTTTTCTAGTCAGTTTTTACAGAAGAATGTCATTAAAGTGTGCATTTAATTTTTTACATTGATTCCTGTCTCTTTTGTGTCCCTGACAGATTGTATCTCAATGGGATCTTCCTGGTTGAATAGAGgattaataaatcaaataaataaatgatttaaactTCACTTCTAACAATACCCTGCCCTTCTGCCTTCTAAGAACCGTCAGGACAGACAGTTGGCAGCACACGAGGTTAGAACAAGTAGCCACATGCTCAGCTAAAAAGAGAGTGTGGGGATAAACATAGCATCACTTGTTAAGCTGGCATATAGGggggcaacaaaaaaaaatgacactGCCATGATAAAGGCTGCATGCAGATAAGCAGGGCTCGACACTCTTGCTGTGAGCAGCAGGGTTACAGCTCGTACAGTGTGAATTTACAATTACACGGCTCCTGCGATTTGCTTCTTACAGTGTGGACACCTGGCTGCTCATTAGGGATGAGATCATTTATACAAAAATTATACATCCGAGAAAAAGATACGACAAAAACAGTGTACAAGACATGTTGAGTGTGCAGGATTGATACGTGCAAGTTGTTATAATTGAGGCTACTTCTCGAACCATTGGTGTTATTTCAGCTCAATAGAAGTTGGGTTATAATCCCAGAGAGAGGGGCAGACACAGGCAGGTTTTCTAAAAACAACAAGTTACTTATTGTAGTCTGGCCTCAGAGGTCTGTGTATAAGGCAGGGTactgaaataaatgtgtcaGTGGTCAGAGTCACAACTAAGTTGAATCTTAGTCCACATATCTTTTAAATCTGTGTGATGCACATTGTTAGAGGACATCATTATCTCTGATGACCACTGCAGATAAAAGCCCATAAactaactcccccccccctgtataGAAAGTTGACAAAACAACCGAGACAGACAAGAGGACAGACAGAACTGtatgatgtgaaaacaaaactgtggCACgtgtgaataaaaataaattaataaaaagcttCAGATGTGACTCAACAGAAGCAGTGACAGATGGAAACATTGAAAGAACTGAAAGTTGTACTAGacactgaatgtttttttatttacttcttgTGGACATTGTTTTCCTCATGTTGCTGATGAGGTCACTACAGATTCCTCTACATGGCACTTTGTATagagcgaggagggaggagtgaaTATCGGACACAACCTAACTGAATGCAAAGCAACATATACTTCCTGTtttctgaaacagtttcatCTGTTCATATAAATTAAGACCAGTGTCCAAAGAAAAAAACCTCTACTGGGGGAAAATCTGAAACTGGGCAAACAATACTTTGATTGAACAGTTTATCTAGGCTCTGATGAATCTGGCAACACTGAACAAACGTGTgagagaaggaggtgaaaaCAAGGTAGAGAGTAATGAGCACACACTGCTCTGTCTGAAGAAGCTGGAGGGAAGGAtgacagcagagagaagagaagacaggTCCACAAAGAGAACATGCTGCCCGACCAGTAGACAACTCAACTGACAATATGACATCGAGGACATCAGGACACAGACGTGAGACGAGCTCCAGAGGAACATTtgaagacacagggacacagatgTAGAGTGAGGGGAGAAAAGCACCAACACTAACCTTCGTCCATAAGATTTCCAAGTAAGGCTTTCGTCTTCTCTTGAAATGTGGGGacctctgaaaaacaaaaaaaggcaaaCAAACATGACTTGGAGAATCAAAGCTACAACAAATTGTCTGGGATTTCCAGAATAGTGATGGAGgaacagacaggaaatgaaaaacacatatcTAACTTCCCTGGCCTGACCGAGGGCCTGGTTCTGGACCAGCTTAAATCTGTTCATATATGAAGCGGATCAGATTTGAAACATTACAGTGTAATATTTATGGCGGCCATCTTCACTATGAGTCCAGGAAAGTCCCTGTCTGTCATGTACATTTCCACAGACTGAACAATGTTCATTCAAGGCATTTAAGCCACTTACTGTGCAGCTAATGCAAAGGGGGCATTAGCGTGAGACTTTTACAATCATCGATTCCCACTGTACGGTCTGTTGGCTCCACACCATTTTCCCAGCACAGTTAATTCAGGTTCCATTAAGCAGTTCACTGAACTCTCAGCAAAACACTTTTGATAAGTTTCCACAAGACTCTCATGTACGAAGTCAAGGGAACTGTGGCTGTATTAATAGATTTTGCTCAGATACAGTATGGGTGGGTGACGGGTGTGGGTCAGGAGGTAGGGCGGGTCGTTCCATTACCGAACGTTTGGTGTTTGACCCCCGGCTCCATCATCATGCATTAACAAGTGTCCTTGGGACAAACCCCAAAATGAACCTTCTATGACATGTGATTTAAAAGCGCTGTATGAATGGGAGTGTGAAAGGGGGAACGTGACCAGGACTGTTAaggcgctttgagtggtcgttACTATCAGTAAAGAGCTGTGCATGTGAAgtccaccaatcagagcacGTCCATTGACCACACAACTGCCACTAGCTGCATATGAGCTCAGTCTGACCTTGATGAATTGCATTTCTGTCATTGATGCTAAAAGTTAAAAACAGTAATGTAGTGTGATGTGGATTCAGGTCTTAACGTAAGATTTAGCTAAACTCACTTTAGCTAAAAAAGAAGCAACTGTGCCTCTAAAGCCATAAATTGCAACTACGGGGCATTTACAGTGATAATTATCCTTATCCTaatatcttttcttttcatcacaATAACTTTTGTCACTTAACCTCACAAGCAAGAATTGTCTATAAGCAGTGTGTGCTTAGATATCTTCATTGTCATGTAGTTGAGAAATTAAAGGCTATCATAGCATTCATATAAAGAAAAGGGCTAAGACATTCCTCGGTAATTATGATTCAAGAATAAACAATGGCAACGTTTATATGCGCACAAATCATACGACTGAAACAATAAGTCAGTTGGAGCCGATGCAACCATCACAGTTATTACATGAACGCAACTGTGCTCACAGAAGGAGCAAGTTTAGAGCATCTTAGTTTAGAAACTTTCAAATCATTCTTTCAAGAGAGTTTCTTAATCCAACTTGAGCCGATTGGGTCACAGAAAATAAACTGCTCTCCAACACATACCAAAGATTTTACATCCATCCACAATATTCTATAGATTCAACGCTCGATAAGCAGCAGATTTACAGAGACAACAACAGGGATGTGACAGAACAAAGCCTTCACAGCACGAGTTTGTCGGGATctgttaaaaataaatttgacaTGTGCAAGCTGGATATAAGGGGCAGATATGTGATATGATGAGCGACTGCTGGTTGAACACTGAGACGGTGGAATCAGCTCAAGAGAAGTTGAGCTCAGAAGGACACATGGGTGAAGAAGAAAGTAACGAAGAAGGAAGGAACCAGCTGGATGGATTTCTGGTGCAGGAGGATAAACTGGTTTGATTTTATCTGAACCGGTAGAACCATCTTTTGGTCAATAACATAAATGAGCATACAGCCTGTGCAGCACTAACCTCAAATTGTATTAAATTACCAATAAGCACTATTACAGTGTGATTCAATTAATATCATTTTGTTTGTAGGTGGACTAATGAATCCACTAGTTGAGCAGTAGCTAACTTGTTAATCAAACTCCAACCTGTCATACTTCAGGCGCGTTGACTTTGTGTAGTCTTCTCCAAAACAGCAATAGTCGCCACTAAGAGAAATACAACAACACCACTGGAAAACGGCAAAGaagatgaaacacaaaacaaaccattTTGGCACCAGCTTGTTTCCTTCAGCTTTGGGCCTTCCTCATCTTGACAAAACTGGTTGCAGAGGGTTTTCCATAGTTTCCTACATAATGCCTCATCTTTACCAACAGTCACTCTCAATCTCCCTCCAGGAGCCATCTGGGAGTCGCTGGGCTCCCTCATTAGTGACGGGGTCATAAAGCTAGCAGTAGAGACAGACCTGAGGTTCTAGCCAGACTCCAGCCATGCGGTGAGCGCCAAGTAAAGAAGTTGGGAGGTGCAGAACCAGCCGACATGACAGTGTGCCAGTGGAAATTACGTAATCTCTGGTGCATGCTGCTGGTCGCAAGTACAACGAGCATAAAACAAGCTTTAATCTTTTTATGTTCCACATGTCCGCCGAGTCAAGTGCAACAGCTAGGAGTTCAATTTTATGTACAAGTCTGGACTTCGCTTGATATCAAACCGGTTTGCAAATGTTTACCATGAACGAACCGTAGCaaaagatacagatacagagagATGCAGGAGATAGATGGAGAGCATGAGTGGAGGGGAAGGCAGAGAACAAGCTGAGCTTCGACACAAACCAGAGAGAACCATTCTTTGTTCTCAACTCATTgcccactcacatacacactgtaCAGTGTTAGATATAATTCACAATGCACGCAGGCAGAGTTTGTTTAAAGCGTCTTCTGTACTCAACAAATTATTCAACATGCATTTTGTCTCAAGATAAAGTACGTTCACTTTTTCTCAACAAGctcccaataaaaaaaagaaactgacaaATTATCAACTTGCTTCAAACACAGCTGAGATGCACTGAGGAAAGGAATTTATGACATTTTACAACACCAGCTAGGCAGCTAGGCCGGTTGCagttataaaacacacaaagctgatgaggggaaaaaagaaggTATAAATGTTTCCACTATGAAGTGCATTATCTTTTAAAAGCTCCTTCACCTTTAGTCCCGTGCACGCTCCTTGTGGCTATGCATGAGAAGAGGAGTCGGAACAAGGAGTTCCAGGGTGGAGCTTGCTGTGCTACGCTAGCTGGCTTCACATTCACTTGGACCTGAGACGTGGGGGTGGAGCGTTCACGCAGCCCCTCACTGCCATATTTCTCCAGCCTCTCCATGGAAACCACACACTGTTGCCGCTGCCCTTAACATACCACAAAAAGGAGGATCATATTTCTTCCTCCTGGTCCCCCAGTTAGGAGGGGTGAGAACACGAGGGTCCGGGGCGAGCTGTAATGAAAGAATGAGTGCTGTGTCCAGACGGGGCCAGATGGGGACGCTTAATCGTAGGAAAAATAAATGCCCACAAGGGGATcgaacaagagagagacaccGGCGTGCTAATGCCTTTGTCATTGGAATCTCAAAAAACCACAAAACGTCAAATCCCAAAGTCCCTCGGTCACCATAACAGCCAGAAAAACAGCCGCTGACATCATGTGGGTGAAGCAGGCATCCGTCAGAGCTGCCAAACTACAAGAGGAGCACCAGGCAGGTTGCTAGGTGCTTATGCTTCAGcatgaggaaaaagagaaggtCACTAATTTGCTTTCTCTTACTCTGAAAGGCTTGCATTAGTCCGAGAGCagtctgccagtgtgtgtggtcAACCCGCCACTCCCCGGCTGCTCCCGGCCACTGGGACCTGAAGGCAACATGAGATATTTTACACAAGGCACGTTAGATTTCCCTCAAAGCTGCATGATTGAGTTCCACCTTTGTTTCTCCTGCTGCCAAATATTCAGGAAGTGTAGAGCTTGGAGCGCTGCAGCTTTTCACAGACATATCCTCTTCCAAGACCATTTCCCCAAATGGAAGTTTtgcagcaaaaaaagaaaaatagaaaaattccAATCACAAAAGAATGACTTGTGTAttaaaaaactaatatttagTCGTGTAGAAGAGTtgcttggaaaaaaaaactccctttaCTGATTAGAACACAAAGCCCTGTTTCCTGCTGGGAAGAACAGAGCAGCTCGCAAGAGGGGGACAGAAGGGAAAGTCCCGGacaaagtctctctctcccgctgaCTTTTCCCTCCTCTGTGCTCTCTTATTCAAGCCATGTTCTCTCTGTCCCCTGGAGTGTGCTAGGTGTCACTGCGGCTGGGTGTGTtcgtgcaggacagaggagctAAGCCGGCATCCAATGTCAGTCCAAACAGAGCATGCTCACTCACACCCTGCCCCTCTCGGCGGCAGCCTACCCAAACACACAACCTCTTCTTCTGTGCAACACGTCATTTCTCTTCCACACAGATTGTAACTCGACTACAAATTT
Above is a genomic segment from Pleuronectes platessa chromosome 7, fPlePla1.1, whole genome shotgun sequence containing:
- the siah1 gene encoding E3 ubiquitin-protein ligase Siah1 isoform X2, with the protein product MDEEMSRQTATALPTGTSKCPPSQRVPTLSGTTASNSDLASLFECPVCFDYVLPPILQCQSGHLVCSNCRPKLTCCPTCRGPLGSIRNLAMEKVANSVLFPCKYASSGCEVTLPHTDKTEHEELCEFRPYSCPCPGASCKWQGSLDAVMPHLMHQHKSITTLQGEDIVFLATDINLPGAVDWVMMQSCFGFHFMLVLEKQEKYDGHQQFFAIVQLIGTRKQAENFAYRLELNGHRRRLTWEATPRSIHEGIATAIMNSDCLVFDTSIAQLFAENGNLGINVTISMC
- the siah1 gene encoding E3 ubiquitin-protein ligase Siah1 isoform X1, translating into MQAFQKVPTFQEKTKALLGNLMDEEMSRQTATALPTGTSKCPPSQRVPTLSGTTASNSDLASLFECPVCFDYVLPPILQCQSGHLVCSNCRPKLTCCPTCRGPLGSIRNLAMEKVANSVLFPCKYASSGCEVTLPHTDKTEHEELCEFRPYSCPCPGASCKWQGSLDAVMPHLMHQHKSITTLQGEDIVFLATDINLPGAVDWVMMQSCFGFHFMLVLEKQEKYDGHQQFFAIVQLIGTRKQAENFAYRLELNGHRRRLTWEATPRSIHEGIATAIMNSDCLVFDTSIAQLFAENGNLGINVTISMC